GCGCGGGCCGCCCGCGAAGGCGCCATCGAGGTCGACGACGTGGAGTCGCGGCGCCCCCTCGGTCGCCCAGCGCCGGGCCCAGACGACGGGGTCGTCTCCGAACACGGTGGCCGTGTCCGCGCGCCCCTCCACCAGGCGGACGCAGCGCCCGCCCTGGAGGTCGATCGCCGGGATCACCATCACGGCGGCATCCCGGGGGTCGCCGCCAGCGCGGCGAAGTTCTCGAGGAGCCGGAGCCCCCAGCCCTGGCTCTTCTCGGGGTGGAACTGGGTGCCGTGGAGCGTCCCGCGGCTCAGGAGCGCCGGGAAGCGCACCCCGTACTCGCAGGTCGCGACGGCGGAATCGGCGATGGAGTCGGGAACCGGGTAATAGGAGTGGACGAAGTAGACGTAGGCCCCGTCCGGAACGCCGGCGAGCAGCGGCAGCGACCCGGGGCGGAAGCGGAGCTGGTTCCAGCCCATGTGGGGGACCTTGAGCCGGGCCGGGAAGCGGCGCACCACGCCCGGCAGGACGTCGAGGCCCTTGGCATGGCCGAACTCTTCGCTCTCGGTGAAGAGGAGCTGGTAGCCGAGGCAGATTCCGAGGTAGGGGCGGCCGGCCTCGATGTGGGCGCGAATCGGGCCGACGAGGCCCAGCCGCTCGAGGCTCTGCATGGCATCGGCGAAGGCACCGTCGCCGGGCACGACGAGGGCGCCGGCGCGCTCGACCGTGCCCCGGTCGTCGGTGATCACGATGTCGGCGCCGCGGCCGGGGCTCCCGACCCGGGCGAGGGCCTTCCCCACGCTCCCGAGGTTGCCGCGCCCGTAGTCCACGATCGCGATCATGGCGAGATCGGCACTCGGCTGCCGCGGGGGGCGGCCCCTCGGCGGTCCCTCCCGATCACAGGGATCCCTTGGTCGACAAGACGCCCTCGATCCGCGGGTTCAGCCGCGATGCCTCCGCCAGCGCCCGGCCGAAGGCCTTGAAGATCGCCTCCGCGATGTGGTGCAGGTTCTCCCCGTACTGCAGGTTCACGTGCAGGTTCACCATCGCGTTCATCGCGAAGGCCCGGAAGAAGTCCTTGAGGAGATCCAGGTCGAAGTTCCCCACCTTCGTCTTGCTGAACGGCACGTTGTAGGAGAAGTAGGGCCTCCCCGAGATGTCCAGGTGGACCGAGGCGAGCGCCTCGTCCATCGGTACGAAGGCGGCGCCGAAGCGGACGATGCCCCGCTTGTCGGCGAGGGCCTCGTGAAAGGCCTTGCCGAGGCAGATCCCGACATCCTCCACCGTGTGGTGCAGGTCCACGTCCGTGTCGCCGCGGGCGTCGACCTTCAGGTCGAGGAGCCCGTGCTTCCCCATCGCCTCCAGCATGTGGTTGAGAAAGGGGATCGGCGTCTGAGCCGAGGCCTCGCCGGTCCCATCGACGTTGAGCTGGAGCAGGATCTCCGTCTCCCGCGTCTTCCGCTCGATGCGGGCCACCCGCTCGATCGTCGGCGTGGCGCCGGGCGGCGCTCCGCCTCCCGCGCGCCCGCCACCGCCGGGTCCCTCACCGCCGCGCCGCCGCCGCCATGCCATGCCTACTCTCCCTCCTCCGGTCCGCTCGCGCCAGGCGGCTCGACGCGGACGCGCGCCGCCTCGCTGTGCCCCTGGAGACCTTCGGCCGCCGCGAGCGCCCGAAGATGCGGCCAGGCGGCCCGCAGCCCGGCTGGCGTGTAGTGGATGAGGCTCGAGCGCTTGACGAAGTCCTCGACCGAGAGCCCCGAGGCGAACCGGGCGGTGGCGCCGGTCGGGAGCACGTGGTTGGGACCGGCCAGGTAGTCGCCCACGACCTCGGGCGTGTGGCGGCCCAGGAAGATCGCCCCCGCGTGCCGGACCATCGGCAGCCATGCAAAAGGGTCCGCGACGCACAGCTCGAGGTGCTCGGGGGCCAGGCGGTTGGCGATGGCCACCGCCTCGGCAAGGTCCCGGGTGACCACCACCGCCCCATGGGCCCGCACCGCCGCCTCGGCGATCGCCGCCCGCGGTAGGCGCGGGCACTGGCGGGCGACCTCGGCCGCGACGGTCTCGCCGAGGCGCGGGGCGTCGGTGAGGCAGACCGCGCGGGCGAGGGGGTCGTGCTCGGCCTGGGCCAGGAGGTCGGCGGCCACGTGGCGCGGATCGGCCCCGGCATCCGCCACCACGACGACCTCGCTCGGCCCGGCTACCAGGTCGATCCCGACCTCGCCGAAGACGAGGCGCTTGGCGAGCGCGACGTAGATGTTGCCGGGGCCCACGATCTTGTCCACCCGGCGAATCGTCGCCGTGCCGTACGCGAGGGCCGCGATCGCCTGGGCGCCCCCGACCTTGTAGGCCTCGGTGGCTCCCCCGAGGCGCGCCGCGGCCAGCACCGTCGGGTCGAGCCGGCCGTCGGGCCCGGGCGGCGAGGTGATGACGAGCTCCCGGACGCCCGCCACCCGCGCCGGGATCAGGGTCATCAGGACGGTGGACGGATAGGCGGCGCTCCCGCCGGGCACGTAGCAGCCGACCCGCTCGAGCGCCGTCACCTGCTGGCCGAGGAGCGAGCCGTGCTCGTCATGGATCCACCAGGAGCGCGGGAGCTGGTGGCGGTGGAAGGCCTCGATGCGCCGCGCCGCCTCGCCGAGCGCGGCCTCGAGCCCGTCCGGCCCGGCGGCGGCCCACTCGGCCGCCGAGACGCGAAGCTCGCCGGCTGTCAGCTCGACCCCGTCGAACCGCTTCGTCAACTCGAGGAGCGCGGCGTCGCCCTGCCGGCGGACCTCGTCGACGATGGCCGCGACCCGCGCCAGCAGGTCGGGGGCGGCCTCGGCGTGGGGGCGGGCGAGCGCGGCCACGACCCCCTCGATGCCGAGCTCGGCGGCCCGGAGCCGTCGGATCACCGGGCCACCTCCCCGCGCAGCTCGTCGAGGAAGCGACTGACCGCCTGGTAGGCCGTCTTCTGGGCCGCGCGGTTCACGATCAGGCGCGCCGTCGAGGCCAGGATCTCGGCGACCTCGACGAGGCCGTTGGCCCGGAGCGTCTCGCCCGACTGGACGAGGTCCACGATGCGCTCGGCCAGGCCCACCAGGGGGGCCAGCTCGATCGAGCCGTCGAGCCGGACGACTTCCACCTGGATCCCGCGCTCCGAGAAGTAGCGCCGGGTCAGGTTCGGGTACTTGGTCGCCACGCGCACCCACGACCACTTCGACGGGTCATCGTGCTCCCAGAGCGCCTTCGACTCGGCCACGACCAGCCGGCAGCGCCCGAAGCCGAGATCGAGCGGCTCGTAGACGTCCGGCTCTTGCTCGAGGAGGATGTCTTTGCCGACGATCCCGAGGTCCGCCGCTCCGTACTCCACGTAGGTGGGGACATCCGCCGGCTTGAGGAAGAGGAGACGGAGCCCCCGGGCCGGGTCGGTGAAGATGAGGCGACGGGACTCGTCGGCCGGGATGCCATCGAGCCCGGCCCGCCGGAGCAGCTCGAGGGCCGGCCGGAGGAGGCGGCCCTTGGGCAGGGCGAGCGTCAGTGGCCGCGCGACTCCGCTCATCGCTCCCGCCGGATTCGAGCGCCCAGCGCCGCCAGCTTGGTTTCCATCGCCTCGTAGCCCCGATCGAGGTGATACACGCGCGAGACCACCGTGGTCCCGCGGGCGGCGAGCCCTCCGAGCACCAGCGAGGCCGAGGCGCGCAGGTCGGTCGCCATGACCGGCGCCGCCTGGTAGGCCTCCACCCCCCGGATCACCGCCCGGTGGCCGTCGATCTCGATCGAGGCGCCGAGCCGCCGGAGCTCCGCCGCGTGCATGAAGCGGTTCTCGAAGATGGTCTCCGTGATCACGCTCGACCCGTCCGCCAGTCCGAGCAGCGCCATCATCTGCGCCTGCATGTCGGTCGCGAAGCCCGGAAACGGGTTCGTCACGATGTCGGTCGGCCGCGGACGGCCGTTGGCCCGGACTCGGATGCGGTCCACGCCCACGTCGAGCCGGGCGCCGGCCGCCTCCAGCTTGTCGAGGATGGCGGTCAGGTGATCGGGCACGACGTCGCGGACCGTCACATCCCCCCCGGTGATCGCGCCAGCCACGAGAAACGTTCCGGCCTCGACGCGGTCGGGGATGATCCGGTGCCGGGCCCCCGCGAGCGCCTCGACCCCCCGGATCTCGATCCGCTCCGTGCCGGCTCCCTGAATCTTGGCGCCCATGGCGTTGAGGAGGCGCGCGAGATCCGGGATCTCGGGTTCGCGCGCCGCGTTCTCGAGGACCGTGGTCCCTTCGGCCAAGGCCGCCGCCATCATCAGGTTCTCGGTGCCGGTGACCGTCACCGAGTCGAAGACGATGCGGGCGCCCTTGAGGCGGGCCGCCCGCGCCTCGACGTAGCCCTGGCTGAGCTGGATCTCGGCGCCCAGGCGCTCGAGCCCCTTGAGGTGGAGGTCGATCGGCCGCACGCCGATGGCACAGCCGCCCGGCAGCGCCACCCGCGCCCGCCCCGCGCGCGCCACCAGGGGTCCGAGGACGAGGACCGAGGCCCGCATCGTGGAGACCAGCTCATACGGCGCCTCCACCGACACGACCCGCGGCGTCCGCGCCACCGTCGCGCCGTCCTCGTACCGGACCTCGGTGCCGAGCCGCCGGAGCAGCTCCGTGATCGTCGCCACATCGGCCAGACGTGGCACGTTTTCGAGCACGATCGGCGCCTCGGAGAGGAGCGACGCCGCCAGCAGCGGGAGCGCCGCGTTCTTCGCCGCGCTCGCGCGCACCTCGCCGTGCAGGGGGACGCCTCCGTCGACGACCAGTCGGGCGGGCATCAGTGAAAACCTCCCGCCACCCCCCCAGCCCCCCCTCCCCACCCATCGGGGGGAGGGGGGGTGACTGGACTCACCTCCACTGGTTCCACCGACACCTCGAGGACGCGTTCGTAGCCGAGGAGATCGCGATGGAAGACGGGGACGCCGTAGCGCGGATCGTCCCCGAGTCGCCGGCGGAGGGCCGGGGCGTGGTCGTGCCCGATCTCGAGCAGGACCCGCCCGCCCGGACGCGCGAACCGGGGGCCCTGGGCCAGGATCCGCTCGATGACGGCGAGGCCGTCGGGGCCGCCGTCGAGCGCGAGCGCGGGCTCGAAGCGGCGCACTTCTTCGGGCAGGCCGCCGAGGGCGGGCCGCGCGATGTAGGGGGGGTTGGCGAGGACGAGGTCGCACCGACCTTCGAGCCCCTGGCCGGCGAGCGGTGTCCAGAGATCCCCTTCGAGCACTGTGACTCGGCCGGCGAGGCCGAGGTGCTCGACGTTGACCCGCGCCCAGGCTGCCGCCGTCGGGTCGAGCTCCACCGCCCACACGACGACGCCGAGCCGGCGGGCCGCGAGCCCGCAGGCGATCGCGCCGGACCCCGCGCCGAGATCGAGCGCGACCGACGGCGCCGTCGGGGGGCAGAGCGCCACGGCTCGCTCGACCAGGAGCTCGGTCTCGGGGCGCGGGATGAACACGCCCGGCCCGACCCCCAGCCGGAGCCCGAGAAACTCCTCCTCCCCCAGGATGTACTGGAGCGGCTCCTGCCCCGCGCGCCGCGTGACGCACGCCTCGAAGCGGGACAGGGCCTCGCCGCCCAGTGTCCGCCCCGGCTCGAGGTGAAGCGCGAGTCGAGTCGTCCCGAGCACACGGGCGAGGAGCAGTTCCGCATCCTGGCGGGCGGTCGCGATCCCGGCCGTTCGCAGCCGGCCGACGGTCCGCCGCAGCACGGACCCGATCCGGACGCCGCCGGGGGGCTGCCGGAGCGTCGTGGTCACGAGCTCACGGACTCCAGCTGCGCCGCCCGCTCGGACTCGAGCAGCGCATCGACCAGCTCGTCCAGATCGCCCTCCAGGACGTCGGGCAGCCGGTGAAGGGTGAGCCCGATCCGATGATCCGTCACCCGACCCTGCGGGAAGTTGTAGGTCCGGATCCGCTCGCTCCGCTCGCCCGTGCCCACCTGGCTCCGGCGGTCGGCGGCGATCTGGGAGCGCTGCTCCTCCTGGGCCCGCTCGAGGAGACGGGCCCGGAGCACCCGCAGGGCCTTCGCGCGGTTCTTGACCTGCGAGCGCTCGTCCTGACAGGTGACGACCAGCCCGGTCGGCGAATGCGTGATCCGGACGGCCGAGTCGGTCGTGTTGACGCCCTGTCCGCCGGGCCCGGAGGAGCGGTACACGTCGATCTTCAAGTCCTTGTCGTCGATCCGGACCTCCACCTCCTCGGCCTCGGGCAGGACGGCCACCGTCACCGTGGAGGTATGGATCCGGCCGGCCGACTCGGTGACCGGGATGCGCTGGACTCGATGGAC
This Candidatus Methylomirabilota bacterium DNA region includes the following protein-coding sequences:
- a CDS encoding HisA/HisF-related TIM barrel protein, translated to MMVIPAIDLQGGRCVRLVEGRADTATVFGDDPVVWARRWATEGAPRLHVVDLDGAFAGGPR
- the hisH gene encoding imidazole glycerol phosphate synthase subunit HisH; its protein translation is MIAIVDYGRGNLGSVGKALARVGSPGRGADIVITDDRGTVERAGALVVPGDGAFADAMQSLERLGLVGPIRAHIEAGRPYLGICLGYQLLFTESEEFGHAKGLDVLPGVVRRFPARLKVPHMGWNQLRFRPGSLPLLAGVPDGAYVYFVHSYYPVPDSIADSAVATCEYGVRFPALLSRGTLHGTQFHPEKSQGWGLRLLENFAALAATPGMPP
- the hisB gene encoding imidazoleglycerol-phosphate dehydratase HisB is translated as MERVARIERKTRETEILLQLNVDGTGEASAQTPIPFLNHMLEAMGKHGLLDLKVDARGDTDVDLHHTVEDVGICLGKAFHEALADKRGIVRFGAAFVPMDEALASVHLDISGRPYFSYNVPFSKTKVGNFDLDLLKDFFRAFAMNAMVNLHVNLQYGENLHHIAEAIFKAFGRALAEASRLNPRIEGVLSTKGSL
- the hisD gene encoding histidinol dehydrogenase, which translates into the protein MIRRLRAAELGIEGVVAALARPHAEAAPDLLARVAAIVDEVRRQGDAALLELTKRFDGVELTAGELRVSAAEWAAAGPDGLEAALGEAARRIEAFHRHQLPRSWWIHDEHGSLLGQQVTALERVGCYVPGGSAAYPSTVLMTLIPARVAGVRELVITSPPGPDGRLDPTVLAAARLGGATEAYKVGGAQAIAALAYGTATIRRVDKIVGPGNIYVALAKRLVFGEVGIDLVAGPSEVVVVADAGADPRHVAADLLAQAEHDPLARAVCLTDAPRLGETVAAEVARQCPRLPRAAIAEAAVRAHGAVVVTRDLAEAVAIANRLAPEHLELCVADPFAWLPMVRHAGAIFLGRHTPEVVGDYLAGPNHVLPTGATARFASGLSVEDFVKRSSLIHYTPAGLRAAWPHLRALAAAEGLQGHSEAARVRVEPPGASGPEEGE
- the hisG gene encoding ATP phosphoribosyltransferase; translation: MSGVARPLTLALPKGRLLRPALELLRRAGLDGIPADESRRLIFTDPARGLRLLFLKPADVPTYVEYGAADLGIVGKDILLEQEPDVYEPLDLGFGRCRLVVAESKALWEHDDPSKWSWVRVATKYPNLTRRYFSERGIQVEVVRLDGSIELAPLVGLAERIVDLVQSGETLRANGLVEVAEILASTARLIVNRAAQKTAYQAVSRFLDELRGEVAR
- the murA gene encoding UDP-N-acetylglucosamine 1-carboxyvinyltransferase codes for the protein MPARLVVDGGVPLHGEVRASAAKNAALPLLAASLLSEAPIVLENVPRLADVATITELLRRLGTEVRYEDGATVARTPRVVSVEAPYELVSTMRASVLVLGPLVARAGRARVALPGGCAIGVRPIDLHLKGLERLGAEIQLSQGYVEARAARLKGARIVFDSVTVTGTENLMMAAALAEGTTVLENAAREPEIPDLARLLNAMGAKIQGAGTERIEIRGVEALAGARHRIIPDRVEAGTFLVAGAITGGDVTVRDVVPDHLTAILDKLEAAGARLDVGVDRIRVRANGRPRPTDIVTNPFPGFATDMQAQMMALLGLADGSSVITETIFENRFMHAAELRRLGASIEIDGHRAVIRGVEAYQAAPVMATDLRASASLVLGGLAARGTTVVSRVYHLDRGYEAMETKLAALGARIRRER
- the prmC gene encoding peptide chain release factor N(5)-glutamine methyltransferase, which gives rise to MTTTLRQPPGGVRIGSVLRRTVGRLRTAGIATARQDAELLLARVLGTTRLALHLEPGRTLGGEALSRFEACVTRRAGQEPLQYILGEEEFLGLRLGVGPGVFIPRPETELLVERAVALCPPTAPSVALDLGAGSGAIACGLAARRLGVVVWAVELDPTAAAWARVNVEHLGLAGRVTVLEGDLWTPLAGQGLEGRCDLVLANPPYIARPALGGLPEEVRRFEPALALDGGPDGLAVIERILAQGPRFARPGGRVLLEIGHDHAPALRRRLGDDPRYGVPVFHRDLLGYERVLEVSVEPVEVSPVTPPPPDGWGGGAGGVAGGFH